One segment of Macaca fascicularis isolate 582-1 chromosome 2, T2T-MFA8v1.1 DNA contains the following:
- the TSC22D2 gene encoding TSC22 domain family protein 2 isoform X3 — protein sequence MSKMPAKKKSCFQITSVTTAQVATSITEDTESLDDPDESRTEDVSSEIFDVSRATDYGPEEVCERSSSEETLNNVGDAETPGTVSPNLLLDGQLAAAAAAPANGGGVVSARSVSGALASTLAAAATSAPASGAPGGPPVAGSSAGPVTAAPSQPPTTCSSRFRVIKLDHGSGEPYRRGRWTCMEYYERDSDSSVLTRSGDCIRHSNTFDQTAERDSGLGATGGSVVVVVASMQGAHGPESGTDSSLTAVSQLPPSEKMSQPTPAQPQSFSVGQPQPPPPPVGGAVAQTSAPLPPFPGAATGPSPMMAAAQPSQPQGTGPGGQTLPPTNVTLAQPGPAVGASAAQQPQQFAYPQPQIPPGHLLPVQPSGQSEYLQQHVAGLQPPSPAQPSSTGAAASPATAASLPVGTGQNVSSVGAQLLGASAQPSEAMAPRTGPAQGGQAAPCQPAGVPPATVGGVVQPCMGPAGAGQPQSVPPPQMGGSGPLSAVPGGPHAVVPGVPNVPAAVPAPSVPSVSTTSVTMPNVPAPLAQSQQLSSHTPVSRSSSIIQHVGLPLAPGTHSAPTSLPQSDLSQFQTQTQPLVGQVDDTRRKSEPLPQPPLSLIAENKPVVKPPVADALANPLQLTPMNSLATSVFSIAIPVDGDEDRNPSTAFYQAFHLNTLQESKSLWDSHSDSKQNVISNYEIGGGTRPRYQSNRCLIFGKKL from the coding sequence ATGTCCAAGATGCCGGCCAAAAAGAAGAGCTGCTTCCAGATCACCAGTGTCACCACGGCCCAGGTGGCCACTAGCATCACCGAGGACACTGAGAGCTTGGACGACCCGGACGAGTCACGTACAGAGGACGTCTCCTCCGAGATTTTCGACGTCTCTCGGGCCACGGATTATGGCCCTGAGGAGGTCTGCGAGCGCAGCTCTTCCGAAGAGACGCTTAACAATGTTGGGGATGCGGAGACTCCCGGGACCGTCTCCCCAAACCTCCTTCTGGATGGGCAGCTGGCAGCGGCGGCTGCTGCTCCCGCCAACGGAGGAGGAGTCGTTTCGGCCCGGAGCGTGTCTGGGGCGCTCGCCAGTACCCTGGCGGCGGCCGCCACTTCGGCCCCCGCCTCAGGAGCACCCGGCGGCCCTCCGGTCGCGGGCTCATCCGCCGGGCCAGTGACTGCagccccatctcagcctcccaccacTTGTAGTTCCCGTTTTCGCGTGATCAAGCTGGACCACGGGAGCGGAGAGCCCTATCGACGCGGCCGATGGACGTGTATGGAATACTATGAGCGGGATTCAGACAGCAGCGTCCTGACTAGATCCGGGGATTGCATTAGACACAGCAATACTTTTGACCAGACTGCGGAGCGGGACAGCGGCCTGGGCGCCACCGGAGGGTCGGTGGTGGTAGTAGTGGCCTCCATGCAGGGGGCGCATGGGCCCGAGTCGGGAACTGACAGCTCCTTGACTGCTGTGTCACAGCTACCCCCGTCGGAGAAAATGAGCCAGCCCACTCCGGCCCAGCCGCAGAGTTTTAGCGTTGGGCAGCCACAGCCGCCGCCGCCACCCGTAGGTGGGGCTGTGGCTCAAACCTCGGCTCCGCTGCCGCCGTTCCCTGGAGCCGCGACCGGGCCGTCGCCAATGATGGCAGCCGCGCAGCCCAGTCAGCCCCAGGGAACGGGGCCCGGGGGACAGACTCTGCCGCCGACGAATGTAACCCTGGCGCAGCCGGGCCCTGCAGTCGGCGCTTCTGCTGCGCAGCAGCCCCAGCAGTTCGCGTATCCTCAGCCTCAGATACCGCCCGGACATTTGCTGCCCGTCCAGCCCTCCGGCCAGAGTGAGTACCTGCAGCAGCACGTGGCCGGCCTGCAGCCGCCAAGCCCCGCGCAGCCGTCGTCCACCGGCGCCGCAGCGAGCCCCGCCACGGCGGCTAGCCTTCCCGTGGGCACCGGCCAGAATGTCTCCTCGGTGGGCGCGCAGCTCTTGGGCGCGTCTGCCCAGCCCAGCGAAGCCATGGCCCCCCGGACGGGACCAGCGCAAGGTGGGCAGGCCGCGCCATGTCAGCCGGCTGGAGTGCCCCCGGCTACTGTGGGAGGCGTGGTGCAGCCGTGCATGGGTCCTGCCGGGGCTGGGCAGCCCCAGTCCGTGCCTCCACCGCAGATGGGTGGCAGTGGTCCGCTGTCAGCCGTACCTGGTGGCCCTCACGCCGTGGTGCCCGGAGTTCCAAACGTGCCTGCAGCCGTGCCCGCTCCAAGCGTGCCTAGTGTGTCTACCACTTCTGTTACTATGCCAAATGTACCCGCGCCTCTGGCCCAGTCTCAACAGCTGAGCAGCCATACGCCAgtcagcaggagcagcagcataATCCAGCACGTTGGGCTGCCCTTAGCGCCAGGCACACACAGTGCACCAACAAGTCTACCACAGTCTGACCTAAGCCAGTTTCAGACTCAGACCCAACCTTTAGTCGGGCAAGTCGACGATACTAGAAGAAAATCAGAACCCCTACCTCAACCACCACTTTCTCTCATTGCTGAAAATAAGCCTGTTGTGAAGCCGCCTGTTGCAGATGCCCTGGCAAACCCCCTTCAGTTAACACCTATGAACAGTCTGGCCACCTCTGTATTCAGCATAGCTATTCCTGTTGATGGTGATGAAGACAG